A region from the Raphanus sativus cultivar WK10039 unplaced genomic scaffold, ASM80110v3 Scaffold3678, whole genome shotgun sequence genome encodes:
- the LOC130506799 gene encoding ABSCISIC ACID-INSENSITIVE 5-like protein 2 isoform X2 — MDSEREPKSQTLNRQGSLYSLTLDEVQTHLVGSGKALGSMNLDELLKSVCSVEANQQQQQQQEDLSLSRQGSLTLPRDLSKKTVEEVWKDIQHNNTNGAQERRDNNNSNNNNKQATLGEMTLEDLLLKAGVVTETVTGGNGLGENNIPQAAGPWVQYHQLPSMMPQGQSFMPYPPVGDMQGAMVSQSSLLMGGDTQTTPGRKRVASGEVVEKTVERKQKRMIKNRESAARSRARKQAYTQELEIKVSRLEAENERLRRQKEVEKILPSAPPPDPKRQQLRRTSSAPF, encoded by the exons ATGGATTCTGAGAGGGAACCAAAATCTCAAACCTTGAATAGGCAAGGCTCTCTTTACAGCTTAACACTCGACGAGGTCCAAACCCATTTAGTGGGTTCCGGTAAAGCACTCGGAAGCATGAACCTTGACGAGCTTCTCAAGAGCGTCTGTTCCGTTGAAGCTaaccaacagcagcagcagcagcaggaggatctctctctctctcgtcagGGGAGTTTGACTTTGCCACGAGATCTCAGCAAGAAGACTGTCGAGGAGGTTTGGAAAGACATTCAGCACAACAACACTAATGGTGCTCAGGAGAGGAGAGATAacaataatagtaataataataataagcagGCTACGCTGGGTGAAATGACGCTTGAGGACTTGTTGTTGAAAGCAGGGGTTGTGACCGAGACGGTTACTGGCGGTAATGGTTTAGGGGAGAACAACATACCTCAGGCTGCTGGTCCGTGGGTTCAGTATCATCAGCTTCCGTCGATGATGCCACAGGGTCAGTCTTTCATGCCGTATCCTCCGGTTGGTGACATGCAAGGGGCGATGGTGTCTCAGTCTTCTCTTCTGATGGGTGGTGATACGCAGACAACTCCAGGGAGGAAGAGGGTGGCTTCTGGAGAGGTTGTGGAGAAGACTGTTGAGAGGAAGCAGAAGAGGATGATTAAGAACCGAGAGTCTGCTGCTCGTTCTCGTGCTAGGAAACAG GCTTACACTCAGGAGCTAGAGATCAAAGTTTCACGGTTAGAAGCAGAAAACGAAAGACTCAGGAGGCAAAAG GAGGTAGAGAAGATACTTCCAAGTGCACCACCGCCTGATCCCAAGCGGCAGCAGCTCAGACGAACAAGCTCAGCTCCTTTCTGA
- the LOC130506799 gene encoding ABSCISIC ACID-INSENSITIVE 5-like protein 2 isoform X1 produces the protein MDSEREPKSQTLNRQGSLYSLTLDEVQTHLVGSGKALGSMNLDELLKSVCSVEANQQQQQQQEDLSLSRQGSLTLPRDLSKKTVEEVWKDIQHNNTNGAQERRDNNNSNNNNKQATLGEMTLEDLLLKAGVVTETVTGGNGLGENNIPQAAGPWVQYHQLPSMMPQGQSFMPYPPVGDMQGAMVSQSSLLMGGDTQTTPGRKRVASGEVVEKTVERKQKRMIKNRESAARSRARKQVTANCLAEDRVCVAFSLWCVLTLGVVMMMDEQAYTQELEIKVSRLEAENERLRRQKEVEKILPSAPPPDPKRQQLRRTSSAPF, from the exons ATGGATTCTGAGAGGGAACCAAAATCTCAAACCTTGAATAGGCAAGGCTCTCTTTACAGCTTAACACTCGACGAGGTCCAAACCCATTTAGTGGGTTCCGGTAAAGCACTCGGAAGCATGAACCTTGACGAGCTTCTCAAGAGCGTCTGTTCCGTTGAAGCTaaccaacagcagcagcagcagcaggaggatctctctctctctcgtcagGGGAGTTTGACTTTGCCACGAGATCTCAGCAAGAAGACTGTCGAGGAGGTTTGGAAAGACATTCAGCACAACAACACTAATGGTGCTCAGGAGAGGAGAGATAacaataatagtaataataataataagcagGCTACGCTGGGTGAAATGACGCTTGAGGACTTGTTGTTGAAAGCAGGGGTTGTGACCGAGACGGTTACTGGCGGTAATGGTTTAGGGGAGAACAACATACCTCAGGCTGCTGGTCCGTGGGTTCAGTATCATCAGCTTCCGTCGATGATGCCACAGGGTCAGTCTTTCATGCCGTATCCTCCGGTTGGTGACATGCAAGGGGCGATGGTGTCTCAGTCTTCTCTTCTGATGGGTGGTGATACGCAGACAACTCCAGGGAGGAAGAGGGTGGCTTCTGGAGAGGTTGTGGAGAAGACTGTTGAGAGGAAGCAGAAGAGGATGATTAAGAACCGAGAGTCTGCTGCTCGTTCTCGTGCTAGGAAACAGGTAACTGCAAATTGCCTTGCTGAAGATAGAGTGTGTGTTGCCTTTTCTCTTTGGTGTGTCTTAACATTGGGTGTTGTGATGATGATGGATGAGCAGGCTTACACTCAGGAGCTAGAGATCAAAGTTTCACGGTTAGAAGCAGAAAACGAAAGACTCAGGAGGCAAAAG GAGGTAGAGAAGATACTTCCAAGTGCACCACCGCCTGATCCCAAGCGGCAGCAGCTCAGACGAACAAGCTCAGCTCCTTTCTGA